TGTCCAGATGAAGAAGCGTTTCAAAAAATGCTCGAAGAAATGGAGAGGGCAAGGAAAGAGGGAGACAGCGTCGGAGGTGTTGTGGAAGTTGTTGCTATAAACGTTCCTCCTGGCATTGGCGGTCCTTATGATGAAGATTTGGAAGGGGATTTAGCTAAAGCCTTCTTTGCAATTCCAGCTGTCAAAGGGGTTGAATTTGGTTTAGGCTTTAAGATAGCCGAGCTTAGAGGAAGTGAGGCAAACGATCCCTTTGTTGTCAAAGATGGGAAAATTATGACAGAGACCAACAACTGCGGCGGCATTTTGGGAGGAATAAGCAATGGAATGCCAATAGTTGCGAGAATTGCATTCAAACCAACACCTTCCATTTATATTCCACAAAGAACGGTTGACTTGAAGAAGATGAAAGAAACCGAGATAAAGCTCAGAGGTCGCTTTGATTCCTGCATAGTGCCAAAAGCTCTGCCAGTTGTTGAATCCATGATGGCGCTGGTTTTAGCAGACCATTTGCTGAGGTGGTTGAGTTGGAAAGGCTTCATGAGCTTAGGAAAAGGATAGATGAGATTGATAAACAAATAATTGAGCTCTTGGAGGAGAGGGTTAGGATTGCTGAGGAAATAGGAGAAATAAAGAAAGAGTTAAACTTGCCCATAACGGATGAAAAGAGAGAGGAAGAAGTCCTTAAAAAAGCCGGCAAGTTTAGGGAAGTCTTCGAGAAGATAGTGGAGGTTTGTAAGGATGTTCAACGTTTATGAATTTTTTAACAAAATATCATCGCTTAATCCTAAGATAAGATTAGATGCAGGACAGCCAGATATAAAGGTGGATGAAAGGATAATAGAAGAGGCCATGAGCTCTTTAAAGAGAAGTGAAACGGGCTATACTAAAACCCCCGGCTTAGATGAGCTTAGGGAAAAGATAGCAGAGGTTGAGGGCGTGGAAAAGGAGAATGTAATAGTCGGCAACGGTTCAAAGATTTTAATTGCTTCGCAAATCTTAAGGGCTAAGAGGATAGGAATAATTTCCCCTCACTGGCAGGCTTATGAGAGCACAGCTAAAATGTTCGGAAAAGAGCTCAAAATTTTTAAAACTTCCCTTGAAGAAAGCTGGGAGCCAAGGATAGAAAGCTTAAATGTTGACTTACTCATCTTAAACTATCCAAACAATCCAACGGGAAAAATTCTACCAAGGGAAAAGCTTAAAGAAATCCTTGAGATCGCTGAGGATGAAAATGTAAAAGTTTTAGCCGATGAAATTTACTCTGATATAACTTTTAAACCCTTTACACCAGCGAGGGAACTTTATGACAATGTTGTAAGCGTTAAAGGCTTCTCAAAGCTTTTCTCCATGACGGGATTTAGATTAGGATATGCAATAGCACAAAGGGAGGATATTAAAGCTATGCAGAAGTTTCTTGAAGTAACAACAACTTGTGCTCCAATATTTATCCAAAGGGCTGGAGTTAAAGCGCTGGAAATTAGGGAGGAGATCAAAAAGAGGGTTGTAAGGATCTACGAGGAGAGAACAAGACTTGCTTCAAGAATCCTGAAAGGGACATTTGAATTTTACAAGCCCGATGGTACGTTTTACCTCTTTGTTAAAACAGGGGTTGATGGGCTTAGCTTTGCCGAGAAGCTTTTGGAAAAGGGTGTTTCTGTTTTTCCAGGAATAGCCTTTGGAGATTATGGAGATTTTATCAGAATTTCGTTGGTAAGTTCGAGGCTTGAAGAAGGACTCAAAATAATTAAGGAGGTTAAGCTATGCGCATCGGAATAATCGGCTATGGAAAAATGGGGAAGCTGTTTGCCAAAGAGTTCAGCAAAAAGCATGAAGTTGGAATTTACTCAAACCATGCAGAAAAGAGTGAGTTTAAGCTGTTTGGCTCAATAGAGGAGCTTTTTAAATGGGCAGATGTGATTATTGCTGCAAAATCTCTTGAAGAGACCCCTCAAGTTTTAGAAACGCTCGCAAAACTGAGTGAGAAAAGCGAGGGGAAAGTTATTTTTGACATCTCGACATTCAAGAGAGATGTGATAGAGATTTACAAAAGATTTCCGGAGAGCGTTAAGGTTTGCAGTGTTCATCCGATGTTTGGTGCTGGAGCTAAGAGCTTCGAAGGGAGAAGGTTCATAGTAATTCCAGTTGAGGGAAGGGAAGAGGATATAACTCCAGTGATAAATCTTTTCAAGCAATTTAAAGCCGAAGTCTTCATTGCAGATGCAAAGACTCACGATGAAATGATGAAACTTGTCATTGGGATTCCGTATTTCATTGGCGTCTCATTCCTGAGCTTTCTCTCGGAATTTGAAGGAGTTGAAAACTTCGGAGGCACATCATTTGAGTATTTAGCCACTTATGCAAAGGCTGTGCTCAATGACTCACCGGAGTTTATTAAAGAGGTTTTGGAGTTCTCAAAGGATAAAATTAGAGAATTCCTCAGATTTGCTGAAAAAGGAGAATTTGATATTGAAATGCTGAGGAAGAAGTTTGAACATGAAATTAAGGAGAGCTATAAGAGATTTTACAAAGTGTTAAGCGAAACATGATTAAACTGACAAATTCCGTCTAAATGACATTATCTCTCCGAAAAACTTTTTATCGCTTAAGGATTTCAAAAGGGAGTGTTGAAAATGGAGAAGATAGCATTCATAGACGTTGAAGGGACTTTGGCTGACTTTGAGTTCTGGAATGAGATAGCGAATTACGTAGAGAATGGAGACGAGATTAGGGCTTTACTTTATCTTGGACTTGCGGGAAAAATTAATTGGCTTCAGGGGTTCTTGATGAGAATTGATCTAATTAGAGGGCTCAAGATTTCTACAGTCAAAAAAGTCTCTAAGAAGTTTAAACTTAAAAATAGGGTAATAAAAACAATTTCTTACCTCAAACAAGATGGGTTTAAGGTTATTCTTATAAGTGGAATGTTTAAGGAGGTTATTGGAAAAGAACTCTCAAAATCAAAAGCAGATATAATTTCAAACAGTTTAATAGTCAAAAATGGTATCGTCGTTGGAGCAAATTTAAATTTTATTGACAAAGGAAGCGTTGTTAAAAGATATCGGCGTCAAAACGTATTTGTGTTGGCTGTTGGTGACGGAGCAAATGATTTGCCGATGTTTAGATGGGCTGACATTAAAATATGCATTGGGGATAATCCAGTTCTTAGAAGAGAATCTGATTTTTGCATTAATGATTTCACTGAGATTATTAATGTGATTTAAATTGTCTTTTTACTATTGTGATTGTTAATGCAGAGCTAAAAAGTTCATAAAAGAGACTGCAAAAATTCATTCACGTCCTTGATATCTCTACCCACCATAAGGAAGTTGAAATCTTTTCCGTAAGCTTTTTTGTAATTCTTCACAAGCAGTTCGTCGTTTATTGTATCCCCAATGTAAACTCCTTCTTCGCCTTTTGTGAGATGCCAGAGGGCTTTTGGATCAGGCTTGACATAGAGTTCTCTTGTCACAGCATTTTTGAAGTGAAACCCAACTATTTTCTCCGCCAACTCAAGCTCTAAGGCACTCCTCCCTGTTATAACCCCAAGCTTAAATCTTTCGTTGGCTTTTTCTAAGAGCCCTTTTTTCACTATTGGCTTTTCCTTCTTCCAAAGCCCCTCAAAGTCGAAAGCTCTCTCTTTGTAGTGTTCACCAAGGTAGAATGTGTTGAAAATTCTCTCAATGGTTTTAGGATCTATTACTACTCCAAACTGCTTTCTAACCCAACTTATTCCTTCTCCGGCTGGAAAGTTTTGCACAAAGCTCCTTAGGTCTCCAGTCAAGACTCCGATTATCAAAGCTTCACTAACTTTGAAGTCATCTCCAAATGCTCCTTTCCTTCGTAGAGCCCTTATCAAATCTAATTCGACTTCAATGCTTTTGCCGAGCTTTTTTAGGAAGTACTCAACTGTCAGCTTTGTTGCCAGGTCGTAGCTCTCGCTCACGTCAATTAAAACGCCGTCAACGTCAAATATCAACCACACTTATTTAACCCCCGTTAAAGCCAAATTCTTTTTATTGGAATCTTATCAAAGTCTTCATCTTCTGTCACTATTGCTTGAATCCCGTTGTTCTCTATTACAGCCAGATGAATGGCATCGGAAGGTTTCAGATTGTATCTCAAAATGTTCTCCTTTGCTTTAAGGTACTCCATGAGTCCAATTGGAAGAACCTCAACGTAGGGAATTATAATCTCATTAAGCATGTCGATTGTTTCAGAATAAGACACTTTGTATTTCTTCTTTGAGATATGTATAACCTCATCAAGAACGAGAACGTCTGTGTAGAGCTTGTTGCCAGTTATAAGTTGCTTGTAAAGGGCGTCAATTTTTTCTGCAAGACTATCTGGCACATCAACGTTGAGATAGATGATGAAGCTGGCATCAAGAAATATCCTCATCAAACTCATCCTCCAAGTCCATGTTCCTCAGGTCGCCAAGCTTGGCTTGGATTCCAACTCCTTTCATCATCTTCCTTCTTTCTTTGAGCTTTTCCATTAGTGTTTTAACATCAGCTGGGGCTTTGATTACTAACCCTTTATCAGTTGGTTCAATTATTACTTCACCACCCTCTTTAATTCCGTAGGCTTCCCTGAATACCTTTGGGATAACTATCTGTCCCTTGGGTCCAACTTTGAGTCTGATACTAACCATCAGTATCACCATGTTATACTTATGGTTTTACTATTTAAAACCTTTCGATAAACTCCTTTAATGCTTTAATAAACTCGTCGTTTTCCTCTCTCTTGCCGATGGTAACTCTTATGTGTCCTTTCAATCGTCCACCGAGCTTTCTCACCACGATGCCTTTCTCAAGAAGGAATTCATAGGCATCTAAGCTCATGAGTAAAAAGTTTGCCTCGCTTGGGTAAGCGTAACCTTTGAATTCTTTATAGATGCGCTCACGCTCCTTAATTATGTAATTAACTCTTTCCATAACTACATCATAGTGATTCAGCATGACTTTTGCCGTGATCATTGTTAAGGAGTTGAGGCTGAATGGAGATTTAATTCTGTAGAAAGCATTGATAATCTCTTTATCTGCCAAGAGGTAACCTACCCTTGCTCCGGCCAAACTGAAAGCCTTTGAAAATGTTCTCAAAATTATGAGGTTTTCGTATTCATCAAGCAGATCAATACAGCTCTTTCCTGAAAATTCTGCATAGGCTTCATCCAGAACAACCGTAACACCGGTATCGAGGACTTTGAGTATCTCCTCCCTTGGCTGGGTATTACCTGTTGGATTATTTGGAGAGGTTATGAAAACAATGCTTGCTCTTTTAGCTTTCTCTGCGATCATATCGCCGTTTATGGTAAAGCTTTCGTCCAGAGGTACTTCTACGACGGGAATTTCATTCAGCCTTGCATAGAAATAGTACATACCAAAAGTCGGAGGTGTTGTAACTATGTAGTCCCCTTTAAAAAGTCTGGTCAAATAGCTCAGAAGTTCATCTCCTCCGTTTCCTACGGCAACATTCTCTGGACTGAGCCCATAAAACTCCGCTATAGCCTCCCTCAGAGGCATGGCTGTTATGTGGGGGTAGCGATTGAAGGGGGTTTTCCTGAGCTCTTCAAAAATCTCTTCTTTTATTTCTGGCGGCAAGTCAAAGGGATTCTCGTTCTTGTCGAGCCAAATTTTGTAGTTACCCTCCAAAACCCTGTAAGGCTCAAAACTTTTAATTAATTCTCGAATCTTCACTTTCTCCGCCTCCTCAATTCCTCCATAACTTCCCCTAAGCTTATTTCATTGTAGGCAAGCAAAACCAGCAAATGATAAAGCAAATCGGCAGTCTCGTAGATTATTCTCTCCCTTCTTTCAGCGACTAAAACCTCAATTGACTCCTCTCCAAACTTCTTGTAGATCTTTTCCTTCCCCTCTTTGAACAGCCTTGACGTGTAAGAATCTTCTTTTGGATTCTCTTTCCGCTGCTTTATCAGCTCTTCAAGCTCCCTCAAAATTGTCAGCGAGTAATCTATTCCACCAACGGCTTTTTCAGGCTCTCCTAACTTTCTGTAAAAGCATGAATAATTGCCAGTGTGGCATGCAACACCAACTTGCTCAACAATTAAAAGCAAAGCGTCATTGTCGCAGTCTATCCTAATCTCCTTTACTTTTTGAACGTTTCCGCTCACTTCCCCTTTCATCCTAATTCTCTTTTGACTCCTTGAATAGTAGTGGGCATAACCCGTTTCAAGCGTCTTCATTAAAGCTTCTTTGTTCATGTAGGCTAATGTTAGGACTTCTCCTTTTGTATCCTGGACAACTACCGGAACAATTCCATTGTTCTTCTCCCAGTTGACTTTTTCAATGAGCTCCTTCATTTTCATCACTCCAGTCTTATAGGAATGCCCTTCTTAGCAAGATAGTCTTTCAGCTCTCTAACCGTGTACTTTCCATAGTGGAATATCGAAGCTGCCAAAGCTGCCTCAGCACCTATTTTAAATGCTTCATAAAAGTGCTCCGGACTTCCAGCACCACCGGAGGCTATAACTGGAATATCCACGGCTTCAACGATCGATTTAGTCAGCGGAATATCAAAGCCTTGCTGAGTTCCATCTGTGTCCATTGATGTCAGGAGTATTTCTCCAGCACCTAAGCACTCAACTTCCTTTGCCCACTCTATAGCATCAAGTCCTCTTGCTTTTCTTCCCCCGTGAGTGTATACCTCCCAAAACTTGCCATTCCACTTTGCATCAATCGCTATGACCAAATTCGCACTCCCAACAACTTTTGCCGCTTCGCTTACGAGCTTGGGATTGTCAACTGCCGCTGTATTTAGGAAAACCTTATCAGCACCGCTTTTGATGATCTCCCTTATCTCTTCGACGCTTCTAATTCCTCCACCAACTGTAAATGGGACATAGATCTCTTCAGCTATTCTCTTAACTAAATCGAGGAGGATTTTTCTTTTTTCGTAAGAGGCAGTGATATCTAAGAAAACTATCTCGTCTATTCCTTCTTCCTCATAGCGCTTCGCTAATTCTATTGGATCCCCAGCATCTCTGATGTTTTGAAACTTTATTCCCTTGACCACTCTACCCTCCTTTATATCTAAAGCCGCGATGATTCTTTTGGCAAGCATCTCAATCACCCAAGACATTTAACAGCTCTTCTAAAGTGACCTTACCCTCATAGAGCGCTTTTCCCACTATAGCTCCAGAGAATCCAATCTCTCTAAGCTTTATCACATCACTTACGCTTGAAACTCCTCCAGCATAAATGAATTCCTCATTGTTCCAAAAGCGCTCTATGCTTCCTATCCCAGTTAAAGTACCATCTCTTTCGATTGCCGTGTAAATAAACCTTTTAACGTAGTTTCTAAGCATTTCGTAGGCTCCCTCAACACGTATTGAGCTCTCCTCAAGCCAGCCCTTCACTGCTATCTTTCCGCCCCTGGCATCTAAGCTAACAGTAATTCCTTCAAAATCTTGTGTTACCCTTTCTAAAAACTTCAAGTCAAAGGCTTTCGTGCCAATTATGATGTTTTCGACGCCGATTTCATAAGCCCTTGCTATGCTCTCATAGTCTCTGAAGCCACCTCCAAGCTGAATCCTCAGTCCTGTTTCCTCTATTATTCGCTCAACAACATCAAGATTTTGAGGCTTTCCGCTAAAAGCCCCATCCAAGTCCACTATGTGGATTTTGTCAAAGTATTCGGCGAAGCCCTTAGCTATTTCCACTGGATCACCGTAAACTTTCACTTTATCCTTTCTTCCCTTGTAGAGGCGAACGGCTTTTCCGTTCATTAAATCTATAGCGGGATAAATCTTCATCTCACAACCTCCTGAAGTTCGCTAAGAGCTTTAACCCAACTCTGCTCGATTTTTCTGGGTGGAACTGAACCGCGTAGACGTTGTCTCTGCATACTGCAGAGGTAAAAATCACTTCGTTGCCCTTCGACTGATAGTCTGTAACCCCTGCGACTATGCTCTTGTCTTGGGGATCTGCGTAGTAGGAGTGGACAAAGTAGAAATAAGCTCCATCCTTTATGCCTTCAAAGAGCTTGCATTCTTTCTTCTGCCACACCTGATTCCATCCGATGTGCGGTGTCCTAACGCCTCTAAAGCGCACAACTTTGCCTTCAAACACGCCAAGTCCTTTACTCCCTGGACTCTCTTCACTCTCTTCAAAGAGCAGCTGAAGCCCAAGGCATATGCCAAGGAAGAGTTTTCCGTCGTTTATGGCATCTATGATAACTCCCCTCAAAGGTTCAAGCTTCTCCATCACAGCTCCAAAGTTTCCAACGCCAGGCAAAACTATTTTCTCGGCTTTCTCTATTTCATAAGGATCGCTCGTAATGACTCCACCTAAAGCTTTTCTCACGTTGGCTAAGTTGCCGATCCCTAAATCAACTATTGCTATCACTACAACACCCCCTCAGCCCTTTGCTTCGCATGTTGGGACAAAGTCCCAACACGTCGGGAAGCTTTGCTTCCCACGAAGCGCTGGCGGAAATTTTTCACCTGCCAAGGGCTTGTCCTCACAGTTGGTGTTCCAATATGCCTTTTGAGTGCATTTTAGGGTGCTCTCTACGGAATTTCCCATTCACAGCACCCCCTTAGTGCTCTCCAACCGCTCACCCTCACTCAAAGCTTGTCTCAAAGCAATACCGAGTCCCTTAAATGTAGCCTCGACTATGTGATGTGCATTAACTCCAGCCAATTGCTTCACGTGGATTGTGGCATTTAATGTCCTTGCCAAAGCCCAGAGAAATTCCCTAACTAACGTAACCTCGAACCCTTCCTCGCTCTCCTTTATATCGAGCTCAAGGTTAAGGTATGGTCTTGAGATGTCAACGGCGACAAGGATTAACGCATCATCCATCGGCATTATTGCGCTCCCAAAGCGTGCTATTTTTTTGCCCTTGATCTTCTCCCTGAGCTCTTCGCCCATGGTAATGCCCAAATCCTCCCACAGGTGGTGCCTTAAGTCATAGCTCGCTTTAATGTTAATTTTCTCACGCATGTAAAAGAATAAAGCGGTAAGGAGGTGGTCAAATATCCTGTCCCCTGTTTCTATGCTTCCCTCAACACCGACCTCAACAATTATATCGGTCTCTTTCGTTTTGCGCCTCATTTTCTGACCTCCATTGACTTCTTGTGCATCTCCATTCCCTCTATCTCTGCCAGCCGAATTCCGAGATAGCGCTCGCTTAGGAATTCTCCTTTGCTTACGTAGGCTAAGCTTATTCTCTTCATGAAGTCCATGACTGTTAAAACCCCGCTGAACTTTGCAGCTCCCCCGGTTGGCAGAACGTGATTAACTCCAAGGAAATAATCAGCCGCCGGCACAGGTGTGTATTCGCCGAGATAAATCGCTCCGGCATTTTCAATTAAATCTACGAGCTTCAGCGGTTCCTTCGTGATTATCTCCAAGTGTTCTGGAGCTATCTCGTTAGCTTTTTCGGCACATTCCTCCAAGCTTTCACACACGACAACTTCAATTCCGTCCCTTCTGCAGTACTCCGCTAATTCCTTTGAAGTCGTTAAAAGCCAAGCTTTGCTGTCTTTTCCGTGCTCCAGCTGGGAAAGCAAATCGTATAAAACATACTCCTTATTCGCTGTCTCATCGGCTATAACGGCTATCTCTGATGGTCCAGCTAAGCTGTCAATTCCTACAACACCAAAGACCTGCCTCTTCGCTTCGTTCACGAACTTATTGCCTGGACCGAAGATTTTGTCTACTTTCTTCATTCCAATTCCGTAAGCCATTGCTCCAATCGCTTGAATCCCACCGAGCTTGTAGACCTCTTCGATGCCGAGAAGCTTTGCAACATACAGGATGTACGGATTGATTTTGCCGTTTTTAGGTGGTGTTGTAACCGCTATCTCTTTAACACCTGCTACTTTTGCTGGAACTCCCACCATCATGAGCGTCGAAGGCAGAGGTTTTCCTCCAGGGACGTAGATACCGATTCTCCTTATCGGCTTGTAGATTATACCATAAAGTGAAGCGTTCTTTATGTAGAGCTTATCGCTCTCAAGTTGTTTTTCGTGGTAAAGGCGGATTCTTTCTATGGTGCGCTTGATTATCTCTTTGTCCTTCTCTGGAATCTGCCTCTCTGCTTCTTCAAACTCCTTCTCACTAACAAGGAATTCCCCATCATAGCCGTCAAACTTCCTTGAGTATTCCTTTACAGCTTCAATACCCCTTTCCCTTATGTCTTTCAAAATTTGAGCCACATAGCTTTCTAACTCAAGATTCATCTTTGATAACCTCCTTAATTTTTAAAACAAGCTCGTTAATCTCCTTAAACTTCGTCTTCTGGGAGATTCTGTTCACCAAAAGCAAAGCCGAAACATCCATAATCTTCTCCACCTCAACTAACCCATTGGCTCTCAATGTGTTTCCTGTCTCGACAATGTCAACGATGGCATCTGCAATGCCAATTTTTGGGGCAAGCTCAATGCTTCCGTGAAGCTTTATCACCTCGACCTCAACCCCTCTTTTCTCAAAGAACTTCCTTGTAAGGTTTGGGTATTTGGTGGCTATTCTAAAACCATCCATCTCTTCAACGCTGACTGCATTTTCCTTGGGCATCGCCAAGCTTAAGCGGCACTTTCCAAAAGGCAACTCAAGAGGAACGAGGACGTCACTTTCCCTTTCCTCAACAACATCGCTTCCAGCTATCCCAACATCAACACCATACTCGACGTAAACCGGGACATCAAAAGCCCTTGCAAGGAGAAGCTCATACCTGCCGTTTTTCACAATCAGTTCTCTGTTCTCTGGCGGTTTAAGTTCAATCCCGGCTTTTTGCAGAATTTCAAGGGAACCCTTGAATAGCCGTCCTTTTGGGAGAACAAACCTCATTCTTCCACCTCCACCGGAATACCGAGTTTCACGAGTTCCCTCGCAAGTTTGTATGCTTCTTTCATCTCCCCTCTGATTCTCTTTCTGCTCTTCTCTATTTTCCCATCAAAGAGCTTTGAGAGGGCATTTAAGTCGAATGCAAATCCAAAAGCGCTGACTCCCTTGAAAGTGTATTCCCCTCCGCCTCCGAGCGGCTTTCCAACTCTTGGAGAGTAGACCTCAAAGATTATGTCGCTATAGTAAGGAAGGGGTCTTATTGTGCCGAAATCTATAAAGACTCTCTCATCGTCGACTGCCTCAATAATTTTGTTAAGCTTTTCATATTCACAGCTCTTTCCTCTGAAATTAAAGAGCTGCCAGAGCTCTTCTTTCTTCTCCTCATTTATAGGCAGTCTTTCGATGATTTCAAAGTTTCTTCGTGTTAATGCCCTGAAAATTTCTGCTTTGAATTCTTCAATTCCCTTAATTGCTTCCTCCCAAACCTTTAAGCTGCCGACATCGATGTAGAAGTCCTCGATACCGAGCGCTTCCAAGGAAGTTATAACAGTTAAAAGAACCTCGACCTGCATTTTAATGTCATCTCCTCCGATGAACTCAACTCCAGCCTGCCAATCTCCTTTAATCCCACCGTTCAGCACTTCGCTGATGTAGTAGACCTTAAGTCTCCTTGGCTCTTTGAGGTTTGCAAGGATCTGGGATGTTAGGTCGGGCTTTATTACATAGAATTCATTGTTGTAGGCAAATTTTGTCCCTTTCCTAAGCTGCTCACTGAACTCCTCTATTGTCGGCAAGAATATCTCCCTATAGCCCCAAAGCTCGAATGTTCGTCTTAAATACTTTGTAATATCCGCTAACCTCTCTGATTCGGAAAATAAATCCTTCTTCAAAATAATCCCTCCAAGAACTTTTCAATAAAAATATCCCCTGCTAAATAGTGTCCAACTAAGCTAAGTACTTCAGAACAGTCAATGATGATGGCAGTAGCTCACCAGAAGAGCGATGGAAAATCCAACCTCTCCCCCAAGGCTTATGCTTCTTTCGCTGTTTACTCTCCACTCTCTCATTTTAAACACCTCAACATCCAATGTTCCGTACCATATATAAGTTTAACCTATGAAAGTTTGCCAATATGACAAAGATTTGCGAAAAATATTAGGTCTAAAGGGAAGCCAGCTCAAAGATAAGCTCAGCTTTGGAACAGTATTTTTTCAATCTTTCTTTAACTTCTGCATGCTTTCCAAGAACGGGCCAGAGAATTGAATCTATGTGAAGAGGTGGAATATTGACCTCTTTTGCAATCCTTGACCAGAAGCTTGTGGGTAGCTCGTTCGTAAATC
Above is a genomic segment from Thermococcus sp. SY098 containing:
- the hisH gene encoding imidazole glycerol phosphate synthase subunit HisH, translated to MIAIVDLGIGNLANVRKALGGVITSDPYEIEKAEKIVLPGVGNFGAVMEKLEPLRGVIIDAINDGKLFLGICLGLQLLFEESEESPGSKGLGVFEGKVVRFRGVRTPHIGWNQVWQKKECKLFEGIKDGAYFYFVHSYYADPQDKSIVAGVTDYQSKGNEVIFTSAVCRDNVYAVQFHPEKSSRVGLKLLANFRRL
- the hisB gene encoding imidazoleglycerol-phosphate dehydratase HisB produces the protein MRRKTKETDIIVEVGVEGSIETGDRIFDHLLTALFFYMREKINIKASYDLRHHLWEDLGITMGEELREKIKGKKIARFGSAIMPMDDALILVAVDISRPYLNLELDIKESEEGFEVTLVREFLWALARTLNATIHVKQLAGVNAHHIVEATFKGLGIALRQALSEGERLESTKGVL
- the hisD gene encoding histidinol dehydrogenase, translated to MNLELESYVAQILKDIRERGIEAVKEYSRKFDGYDGEFLVSEKEFEEAERQIPEKDKEIIKRTIERIRLYHEKQLESDKLYIKNASLYGIIYKPIRRIGIYVPGGKPLPSTLMMVGVPAKVAGVKEIAVTTPPKNGKINPYILYVAKLLGIEEVYKLGGIQAIGAMAYGIGMKKVDKIFGPGNKFVNEAKRQVFGVVGIDSLAGPSEIAVIADETANKEYVLYDLLSQLEHGKDSKAWLLTTSKELAEYCRRDGIEVVVCESLEECAEKANEIAPEHLEIITKEPLKLVDLIENAGAIYLGEYTPVPAADYFLGVNHVLPTGGAAKFSGVLTVMDFMKRISLAYVSKGEFLSERYLGIRLAEIEGMEMHKKSMEVRK
- the hisG gene encoding ATP phosphoribosyltransferase, producing the protein MRFVLPKGRLFKGSLEILQKAGIELKPPENRELIVKNGRYELLLARAFDVPVYVEYGVDVGIAGSDVVEERESDVLVPLELPFGKCRLSLAMPKENAVSVEEMDGFRIATKYPNLTRKFFEKRGVEVEVIKLHGSIELAPKIGIADAIVDIVETGNTLRANGLVEVEKIMDVSALLLVNRISQKTKFKEINELVLKIKEVIKDES
- a CDS encoding ATP phosphoribosyltransferase regulatory subunit; protein product: MKKDLFSESERLADITKYLRRTFELWGYREIFLPTIEEFSEQLRKGTKFAYNNEFYVIKPDLTSQILANLKEPRRLKVYYISEVLNGGIKGDWQAGVEFIGGDDIKMQVEVLLTVITSLEALGIEDFYIDVGSLKVWEEAIKGIEEFKAEIFRALTRRNFEIIERLPINEEKKEELWQLFNFRGKSCEYEKLNKIIEAVDDERVFIDFGTIRPLPYYSDIIFEVYSPRVGKPLGGGGEYTFKGVSAFGFAFDLNALSKLFDGKIEKSRKRIRGEMKEAYKLARELVKLGIPVEVEE